Below is a genomic region from Equus quagga isolate Etosha38 chromosome 17, UCLA_HA_Equagga_1.0, whole genome shotgun sequence.
tgccctggcagCCGGagctccacccacccccagcttTGCCCCACCTGTCCTGTCTCAGAGGGATGCCCTCCCTACCTGGGGTCCCTAAAGGGCCTGAGTCCTCTGCTCTgagtgtcccctccccaccctacccACTGGACCACCAGCCTTGGGCCCTCCCAGGCCCAAATGACTCCCTCTTCTATGCTGGCCACCTCACCTCCCACATGCCAGTCCACCCCTGGAGCCAATCTTCCTAAGTggtcccctcccacctcctggttGCACACCCATTAACGTACTCCTACACATACACACCTCACTTCCTCACACATTTTCACTCACTCACTCCAACACACATACCTCTCTCCCACATCCACTCACACCAACTCACACATTCCCACACTTGCACACTCACACGCGTTtccacacacacatttccacACTCTTACACATTCCTGCGCATACCCACCAGCCGGCCTGCCTCGTTGTTGTGAAGCTGCACCAATGCACGGATGTCTCCGCGTCCCCGCTTGTGCCGCGCATCCATAAAGAGCCTCGACTTCTCATCCCCGAAGTCCACGTCGTCGCCGcagcctccccactcccaggCGGCGCTGCCATCCGGGGAGCCCGCAGGGCCAGGGGGCCCCGGGGTGCCTGGCAGGCcaggggggcggggtggggcgcgCCCCCGGGGCGCCTGGCAGCCGCATTGCAGCAGCTCGCCCATGGAGCAGGCCTGCGTGACCGCGTGGCTGGCACCCGCCGCCGTTATGGCGAACACGAAGGCCGTCTCCCGGATGTCTGCGAGGGCAGGGAGAGCAGTCAGCCGGCAGGACCAAAGCTGGCTCCTGGGGGACTGCGGTGGGCGAGGCAGTGTGACCTGGGGCTGGGAGACAAGGTCAGGGCAGGGTGCCCAGAGACCTGTGGAAAAGCATCCCCAAACGCCCACCCTCTTCTCTGgtcccccagctcccctcccgGCACTGACCCTGCTGCAGGATGCGCCCGAAGGCCTTGCTGTGGCTGGAGCAGTTCCAGCGGCGGAACCGGAACTGGAACTGGCACTCTCGCACCCCTAGTCGGGCGCCCCGGGCCAGCTCAGCCACCACTTCTGGCTCGGCCTGGCACAACTCAGCCTGCCGACCTGCCAGCCGCCGTGCCTTCCTGCAGATGCTGGTAGGGTCCATGACCAAGGGGCTGCCCACGGCCCTGGGGAGCAAAGAACAGAAGGAGGGTATAACCCAAAGggtttggggtgaggggagggagacgAGCTCTGTTCACCCCACAGCCAGGAGCTGGCACgcgcctcctccccaccccacccccaccaactgAGATTGAGATTGTCCTGTCTGGTTCTCTTCCATGCCTGTGTTCCCTCTTAACTAGATTCTAGACTGAAATTGATGTCGAGCAAGGATTCAGTATTACCCTTCTGTGCATACCTTCACTAATAATTTCCTATGCGAATTTGACTCAAGGTGAAGGCAGCTGGCACCAGGTAGGCCGAGGTTAAAATTCAACAGGCCTGGCCCAAAGGGAGACAAGGAAGAAATTAACAGAAGGGAAATAAAGAAGGctatcaaagaaaagaaagtgtgtaTCATAAAGAGATAGCAAAGAGAAGTAGGTACTATCAGAGAAGGATCTGGTCTCAGTGGACGACAAACTGGATATGTGTCAGCTTAATAAGTGTTGCTAGAAAGGCAGGGGCCATCCTGGGGATCTAGATAGCCACGGGATGGTAGAGTGACGAGGGAATGGAGGTTCTGAGGaaagtcacacacacaccctctctaTAGCCCAAGTTTGTCTGTCTGTAAAATCCGGCTGGGCTTTGGTCTCTAAGGTGGGCCCTCCCACCCTGACATCCTCTGTTTCCCTGAACTGGAGAGCAGGAGCGAGGGGCTGGGGATTGAGTGTCTGGAGCATTGTTGTCAAGTAGGTGACACTGACTCTTCTGCTCCAGGGTCTGTGACCTTTCCAGAGCAGGACAGTAGCAAGCCAAGCGCTGTGCCCTGGGATGACACAGCTGACTGGGGAAGGGGGTGCTGTTTGGCTTGGTGAATAAAGACCTCACAGGAAGTTCCACCCACTTTCAGAAATCCCTCCATTTCCAGCCTTCATTCCACCTGAGGAGAGAGCTGCCGTTTGGTTTCCATATACCAGACCCCTGCAGGTAAAGTCAGCTGGGTATTCACATCTGCGTGGAACCCCTGTAATCAGATTGCTCTCATTCGAACGCTTGGCTAGGATCCCTGTGTTGTAGGAATGAATGGGAGCCAAGGGTAATTTGAGACCACTCAAAAACCTTTCAGCAGAGGGCAGAAAAAGACtctgggaggggagaaatggCAGCAGGAGatagaaaatgcagaagaaaatggTGGCAGATGTGTGCCACAGGTCAAAGTGGCCTACTTTTCAGTTTGGCTTTGGTACACATCCACCCCACTGTCCCCATTGGCTCCACAAGTACAAGCTGCCCAGGCATGTTCTGGCCCCACAACCATGAGATGCAACGTGCTTAAAGAGCAGCAAGAGGAATTTAGGTCTTAAGGTAGAACTTCTCAACACCAAGGAGTGAGATGCTGGAAGAGGCGGTTGCAGGAAGATGTGTAAGCTGAGTCCTTTAAGGTCTCCTACCACACACAGCCCCCCACCCTAACAGGTCATGGTCGTCATCCCTACCGAGTAGTCCAGGAGCCAAGGTTCTCTCCTCAGTGGAGAGGCTTATAGTCCAGACCTTCCTTCCTCCGTGCTTAGGACCTGCCAATCACTGGAAGTGTCTCCTGGGAAGGTCCAGCCCCATCCCTTCCCAATCCTGGAGAAGTGACAGATGGAGTAGTGGGGACTGGGCCAAGGGTAGGTCAGCCCAAGATGGCTCCCAGTGGCCCAGTGACCTTCAAAAGTCATTcactgtctatctatttatctggCCCCTCTCCATCCGCTTATCCCACTTCATTACGAAAAGGATTCGGGGCAGCTTCCAGTTTGGTTGTGCAGTGTCGGTAGGTAAGACCTTGAGTGCCTTGAGAGTTAGGACTGCCATTTTCTTTTGCCTCCCATGGCAGATTATTAGGTGCTTAATTCATATTTCCCCCCAATTAGGGAAATTTGCATATTATGAACAATTACCATCGTACTACAATGAATACCATTTAACACGTGTttttgagtgaatggatgaacgaGTCATTTAAGGAGAAGGTCCTCACTTGAGCCCAGGCCCCAGTCTACAGGTGACTCATGACTCCTAATTAGCTTCCtcgattcttttcttttccccactggATTCAGAGGCAGGGAACCAGGCCTCCCCACAGCTGTCCAGCGCCGCCCCTGCCACCTGCATGTCCGAGGCTCCACCGCCCAGGAGCTTAGGGCTCTGCAAACTCATCTTTTCCACCCCCGCTATGCTATGCTGCTAAGTTCCCCagtctcccctccccaaccctgccctCTGCTAACTCCCTACTTTCCCAAGGTTGACTGGCCTTATCTTCTCAAGGTTGCTCTGCCccatccctcttctctccctctactGCCCtagaaaaggaggagagggtgggggtACCCACGGGCGAAAGGCGAAACCATCGACCTCCCTTGTCTGCTTCCCAGGGGCTAGAGATAGAGGAGGGATTAGGGCACGGCCCTTCAGGAGGTGGAGCCAGCCCTTCTCAGGGTTGAGGGGCTGCCCCAGAGCCAGGTCCTGGTCTGGGTCTGGCTCCTCAAGCTGGCTGGCTGCCTGGGAACTAGATTTGTTTACGAGTTGGTCAGGAGGAGGGATGGGCAGTATTGCAGCCAGAATCCCAAGAGACCAGcttgctccctgccctcctgtcctCGCTCCCATCCTCGAGTCCCAGGAAAGGAAACTCCAGAGGGGGAGTGGCAGGGAGGCATTGGGTAAAACACCGCCTCACTTCCAAGCTTTGGTCTCTGTCGACTGAGTGAGCTGAGCCACTCTGGGCAAGTCAGtttcctctctgggcttcagaaaaatgaagagttAGCATGAGAGGCTCACACATCCCCTCTAACTTTAATACTTGACTCCGCATCAAGAAATAACTCCCCCATCTCCCCTCTTCCTGTACCCTGCTTCCTTCCCATCTGCTTCCTTAGGGAATGAACTCTGCTTTTGGGGCCTCTGAGTCAGCACTGGCCTGGGATCAGCCCAGAGAAGATGTGCCCATTTGGGAGCATCAGCATGTTTTGCGGGCTGGAGCGCAGTGGTGGtaggaaatatataatatataatatgttggATCAGAGATCCTAATCAAATAGCTATTCCTGGGCATAGAAAAAAGGAGGCTAGCCCCAAAGGAAATCAGTATGCAGACAAGAATGGACAAGCCTAGGGCTGGCCATCCTAACTGGCTTGGCCTGTGCCAAGATTTTCCTCCCAGGAAGGGACCTTGGTTGGTAGAATCAGTAGTGGAGTGAGGTGGCATCAGGGGCCAGACAGATCCTACTGGCAACATCCGTAGATCTAGGCCCTGGAGGCCCCGGGTTCTGGCCTAACCTACCTTTCCACCCCTAGATTTAGAAGGCCAAAGAGAATGCCAGTGACCAATTAGTTCACTCCACCCACTTTACCCCCAGTATACAGGTGAGCGATATGAGAAGGGAGGTGGCCGACCCTGGCCACTCAGTAGAGGAATCCTTATTGCAAGAAAGTTAGGGGAATCTTTTAGAAACCAAAGAGGCTGGAGGGATATGGCCACATGTGGTATCGGAAGACCTCAGGTGGCCTCACACGCCATCCTCCACACGGCCCTCACTCCTACCAGGGCTGGTGAGCTCTGCTTCCATCCCAGATTACATCACTACGTTTCTGGACTCAGAGCCAACCCCTAAGCCAACCCCTAAGTTATCAAAATCCCCCCTAGCGTCTCTCGAAGCTCACCTGGGATTCCACTTGCCCTAAGGAGCCTGGCTGACCTCCCCCCGCTGCCTCACTCCAGGTGTCACTCATCTCATTTGGGGGACACTTGTTCTCCTGCCAGTGATGtaattattttgtgatattttcttgtcttatctCTCCAATTAGAAAACTCATCAAAGATGAAGATCTCACGAGGAAGCATAGTGTCGTCAGCAGAGCACGCTCGGGCTTGGAGGCCCATGGGACTGTGGATCTGGGCTCTGCTATCTGCTGGTTCTGAGATGCTGGGTCTCCAGCACGTGAGGTCGACCCTTAGGATTGGGGGAATGAATGATGGAACTTAACCTTCTGAGGCTCAGTCTCCTCCGCAGTAGGATGGAAGtaaataataatacctgcctccTTCTCGGGTTACATATGAAAAGAGCCTGTCCAGAGAGTGGCTTGCACAAGTGTTTTTCGTCTTCCCCTTCACAGCCGTATCCTTCTCCTGGGCCTGCACAGCGTGGGGCAAACAGGCGGAGTACAGATGGTGTTGGTGGGTTCCTGAGAACATTCTTTTCTCCAACTCTCTGCCCTTACTTCTCAGCCTGGATCCCTATGTCTCCTCCTCCCCTATCAGCCCTGCCTATGGACCAGAAGCGCCTTCCATGACCATCTTCTTCCCCAGCAAGCACTCCTGGAGGGATGATTGAGGCCAAGGGGATCACAGACCCCTTGGATGCCCAGCCTCCTCTAAAAGGTCTCATAGCCAGCCCCCTCTATTTCCCCACATTGATCCCCAGGGTCCTTAGTCTGacccccacctcccaggagccagcagagggagccctgagccctggggctgtgggtgggggctgcacgggggtgggggaggtgggtggtGGAGAAGGGGCAGAAAAATGTTGCCTGACGGCTGCTGAGGCGGCTGGGCCCGGGCCTGTGCCCGCCAGCCTGTCCTGTCCTGCTCTGCCTAACTCGGTAATtactgctccccctcccccagtccctgcccccaccccaaccgCCACATCAAAGCCAGTGATGCCCGGTTCCATTAACCCCTGCTTCCCCACCGCCT
It encodes:
- the WNT6 gene encoding protein Wnt-6 isoform X1, with the translated sequence MLPPAPSRLGLLLLLLLCPAHVGGLWWAVGSPLVMDPTSICRKARRLAGRQAELCQAEPEVVAELARGARLGVRECQFQFRFRRWNCSSHSKAFGRILQQDIRETAFVFAITAAGASHAVTQACSMGELLQCGCQAPRGRAPPRPPGLPGTPGPPGPAGSPDGSAAWEWGGCGDDVDFGDEKSRLFMDARHKRGRGDIRALVQLHNNEAGRLAVRSHTRTECKCHGLSGSCALRTCWQKLPPFREVGARLLERFHGASRVMGTNDGKALLPAVRTLKPPGRADLLYAADSPDFCAPNRRTGSPGTRGRACNSSAPDLSGCDLLCCGRGHRQESVQLEENCLCRFHWCCVVQCHRCRVHKELSLCL
- the WNT6 gene encoding protein Wnt-6 isoform X2; protein product: MDPTSICRKARRLAGRQAELCQAEPEVVAELARGARLGVRECQFQFRFRRWNCSSHSKAFGRILQQDIRETAFVFAITAAGASHAVTQACSMGELLQCGCQAPRGRAPPRPPGLPGTPGPPGPAGSPDGSAAWEWGGCGDDVDFGDEKSRLFMDARHKRGRGDIRALVQLHNNEAGRLAVRSHTRTECKCHGLSGSCALRTCWQKLPPFREVGARLLERFHGASRVMGTNDGKALLPAVRTLKPPGRADLLYAADSPDFCAPNRRTGSPGTRGRACNSSAPDLSGCDLLCCGRGHRQESVQLEENCLCRFHWCCVVQCHRCRVHKELSLCL